The following are from one region of the Vitis riparia cultivar Riparia Gloire de Montpellier isolate 1030 chromosome 9, EGFV_Vit.rip_1.0, whole genome shotgun sequence genome:
- the LOC117921908 gene encoding uncharacterized mitochondrial protein AtMg00810-like, which yields MGIVVLLVYVDDIVITGSDSALLGQLKTHLSESFYMKDLGSLTYFLGLELSKKEDDLLADPSLYMKLVGSLVYLTITRLDISFAVQQVGQFL from the exons ATGggtattgttgttcttttggtttatgttgatgatattgtgatCACTGGTTCCGATTCTGCTTTACTTGGTCAActcaaaactcatctctccgAGTCCTTttatatgaaagatcttgggtctctcacatattttcttggtcttgag CTTAGCAAAAAGGAGGACGACTTACTTGCTGATCCCAGTTTATACATGAAGTTGGTGGGTAGCCTTGTTTATCTCACTATTACTAGACTGGACATTTCTTTTGCTGTACAGCAAGTCGGCCAGTTCCTTTAG